The Metabacillus schmidteae genome has a segment encoding these proteins:
- a CDS encoding dimethylarginine dimethylaminohydrolase family protein produces MNEYDPLKKVVLCPPDFMTIKEPINETQKQYLKENIDTDLAKKQHQVLVQTLRDLGIEVHLLTPNQEFPEQVFTRDIGFTLGKQVFVADMAHDLRIGEEKEFISYLEKEEITYTNLVGDMIEGGDVFIDGNTIYVGVSNRTNKDAIGHLQTLLPTYDVIDIPFTDKYLHLDCVFNIISPNEALIFPGEMDKDKHDLLASRYDLIEVSEEEQATLGTNILSIGNKRILSLPINKGVNEKLRERGYEIIEVDITEIIKSGGAFRCCTLPLLRG; encoded by the coding sequence ATGAACGAATATGATCCACTTAAAAAGGTTGTACTTTGTCCACCTGATTTTATGACGATTAAGGAACCGATTAATGAAACACAAAAACAATATTTGAAAGAAAATATAGATACAGATTTAGCTAAAAAGCAGCATCAAGTATTAGTGCAGACTCTCCGAGATCTTGGAATAGAGGTTCATTTGTTAACACCTAATCAAGAATTTCCGGAGCAGGTGTTTACTCGTGACATTGGATTTACATTAGGGAAACAGGTTTTTGTTGCGGATATGGCACACGATTTACGTATTGGAGAGGAAAAAGAATTTATATCTTACCTTGAGAAAGAAGAAATTACATATACAAACCTTGTTGGGGATATGATTGAGGGTGGAGATGTTTTTATTGATGGAAATACGATTTATGTTGGTGTTAGTAATCGAACAAATAAAGATGCCATTGGGCATTTACAAACTCTATTGCCAACATATGATGTTATTGATATTCCTTTTACAGATAAATATCTGCACCTTGATTGTGTATTTAATATTATCTCCCCAAATGAGGCCTTGATTTTTCCCGGTGAAATGGATAAAGACAAACATGATTTACTAGCTTCACGATATGATCTAATTGAAGTTTCGGAGGAAGAACAAGCAACATTAGGAACCAATATATTGTCTATTGGTAATAAACGGATATTAAGCTTACCTATTAATAAAGGAGTGAACGAAAAGCTTAGAGAGCGAGGGTATGAGATTATTGAAGTTGATATTACGGAGATCATTAAATCAGGTGGGGCATTTAGGTGTTGTACATTACCTTTGTTAAGAGGTTAA
- a CDS encoding DUF3231 family protein, translating to MHNKSKIGASEFGALWVTYHKKTMILRILEHFIQTSDNKKAKQLLTELHEKLNSKVIEMKEIIQNEGTVVPVAFTSEDINLEAPALFGEGFEIMFSRILKEISLGMYTLHTILSYRKDIIKLYRDLSDLSQTYFAKFTDFLLDEGIIQKPITVNLPKSNSFVSDKSYIKGSNLFGDKRPLTVVEFGILYHGIETNVIGMKLMDGFSKCAKDEEVRKYFLKGKELSKEMIKETEGILLQNDIQPKIPSGGTTTNSNVPPFSDKLMMYCTYLLSNFSIGGEGFGTGFSMRKDLSLKFGIYGKDTYEYMREGVSLMISRGWLEEPPKMDV from the coding sequence ATGCATAATAAATCAAAAATAGGCGCTTCAGAATTTGGTGCATTATGGGTGACGTACCATAAAAAAACAATGATTTTAAGAATCTTGGAGCATTTTATTCAAACATCTGATAATAAAAAGGCAAAACAGCTGTTAACAGAGCTACATGAAAAACTTAACTCAAAGGTAATAGAAATGAAAGAAATTATTCAAAATGAAGGGACTGTAGTTCCTGTTGCATTTACTAGCGAAGATATCAATTTAGAAGCACCTGCATTGTTTGGTGAGGGCTTTGAAATTATGTTCAGCCGTATATTAAAAGAAATAAGCTTAGGGATGTACACTTTACATACAATACTGTCATACAGAAAAGACATTATTAAACTTTATAGAGATCTTAGTGATCTTTCGCAAACCTATTTTGCAAAATTCACTGATTTTCTTTTGGATGAAGGAATTATTCAAAAACCAATAACGGTGAATTTGCCTAAGTCGAATAGTTTTGTATCAGATAAGAGTTACATAAAGGGATCCAATTTATTTGGAGATAAAAGACCTTTAACAGTTGTTGAGTTTGGGATTTTATATCATGGGATTGAAACAAATGTGATCGGCATGAAACTAATGGACGGCTTTTCTAAATGTGCTAAAGATGAAGAGGTGAGAAAGTACTTTTTAAAAGGAAAAGAGCTTTCAAAGGAAATGATAAAGGAAACGGAAGGAATTCTTCTCCAAAACGATATTCAGCCTAAAATTCCATCTGGTGGAACGACAACAAATTCAAATGTTCCCCCTTTTTCGGATAAGCTTATGATGTATTGTACATATCTATTAAGTAATTTTAGTATCGGTGGAGAAGGCTTTGGTACAGGATTTAGTATGCGTAAAGATCTGAGCTTGAAATTTGGGATTTACGGTAAAGATACTTATGAATACATGAGAGAAGGTGTTTCACTCATGATTTCAAGAGGATGGTTGGAAGAACCTCCAAAAATGGATGTTTAA
- a CDS encoding LacI family DNA-binding transcriptional regulator gives MIVTIKDVAKKAKVAPSTVSRVIANSPRISEQTKKRVREVMEELGYHPNFQARSLAAKSTQAIGVIMPNSAYYAFQNPFFPEVLRGISTSAHANKYGIYLSTGSTEDEIFNEVTSMVQGRRVDGIVLLYSRVNDKTMNFLQQSNFPFVVVGRPYMNEERISYVDNDNIYSTKQVTKYLIQLGHRNIAFVGGSLNFVVTIDRLNGYKLALDDANIPFNDEYIVHEEYIKENGKEAIYSLMKLSSPPTALVTQDDLIAYEMISHLEEINIRVPVDISIVSFNNLMLSEHSKPPITSVDICIYQLGYEAANCLIEKIKIPDSLPKRITIPTKFIERKSCEQKK, from the coding sequence ATGATTGTTACAATTAAAGATGTTGCAAAAAAAGCAAAAGTAGCACCTTCAACGGTGTCCAGGGTTATTGCAAACAGCCCGCGAATAAGTGAACAAACAAAGAAAAGAGTTCGAGAGGTAATGGAGGAATTGGGGTATCACCCAAACTTCCAAGCTCGCAGCTTAGCAGCGAAAAGCACACAAGCAATTGGGGTCATTATGCCGAACTCTGCCTATTATGCATTTCAAAATCCTTTCTTTCCGGAGGTCTTAAGAGGGATTAGTACTAGTGCACATGCGAATAAATATGGAATCTATTTATCAACTGGTTCTACAGAGGATGAAATCTTCAATGAAGTAACATCCATGGTACAAGGCAGACGGGTAGATGGAATTGTACTCTTATATTCAAGAGTGAACGATAAAACAATGAATTTTCTTCAGCAATCTAATTTTCCATTTGTAGTTGTCGGAAGGCCATATATGAATGAAGAACGTATTTCCTACGTAGATAATGATAATATATACAGTACAAAACAAGTAACAAAATATCTCATCCAATTAGGGCACAGAAACATTGCTTTCGTTGGTGGAAGTCTTAATTTTGTCGTAACGATTGACAGACTAAATGGATATAAGCTTGCATTGGATGATGCAAATATCCCTTTTAATGATGAGTATATTGTCCATGAAGAATATATTAAAGAAAATGGGAAAGAGGCAATTTATTCCCTCATGAAATTATCTTCACCACCAACTGCACTTGTAACACAGGATGACTTAATAGCATATGAAATGATTAGCCACCTGGAGGAAATCAACATCCGGGTACCAGTGGATATTTCAATTGTTAGCTTCAATAATTTGATGTTATCTGAACATTCCAAACCTCCGATTACATCTGTGGATATATGTATCTATCAGCTTGGGTATGAAGCAGCGAATTGCTTAATTGAGAAAATCAAAATCCCTGATTCATTACCTAAGAGAATTACAATTCCTACAAAATTTATTGAACGAAAATCATGCGAGCAGAAGAAATAA
- a CDS encoding glycoside hydrolase family 13 protein, whose product MKKIWWKEAVAYQVYPRSFMDSNGDGIGDLQGMISKLDYIKDLGIDVIWICPMYKSPNDDNGYDISDYQDIMDEFGTMADFDQLLDEVHNRGMKLIIDLVINHTSDEHPWFIESRSSRDNEKRDWYIWRDGVDGKEPNNWESIFSGSAWEFDEESVQYYMHIFSTKQPDLNWKNPDVRHALYDMINWWLDKGIDGFRVDAISHINKEEGLHDIPNPYGLKYVPSFDKHMNVKGIHDYLSELKKETFSKYDIVTVGEANGVRVEDEEDLDQWVGTENGKFNMVFQFEHLSLWNASMENKLDIPGLKRVLTKWQKTLENKGWNALFIENHDQPRRVSTWGDDKEYWYESATALAAMYFLMQGTPFIYQGQEIGMTNVKFNTIDEYNDVADKNMYRLRRAEGVSHEEIMQIIWASSRDNSRTPMQWSAEPNAGFTTGTPWLGVNNNYETINVEKQLEDEGSILHFYKKMVQLKKEHEVFTYGSYELLLHDHPQLYVYTRTLAQEKVVIMTNLTAENATWDGELGFSLASNNLWLANYEVEDHEAMSNLAFKPFEARVYVVR is encoded by the coding sequence ATGAAGAAAATTTGGTGGAAAGAAGCAGTTGCATATCAGGTATATCCAAGAAGTTTTATGGATTCAAATGGAGATGGAATTGGAGACCTTCAAGGAATGATTTCAAAATTAGATTATATTAAAGACTTAGGTATTGATGTGATATGGATATGTCCAATGTATAAGTCGCCAAATGATGATAATGGTTATGACATCAGTGATTACCAGGATATTATGGACGAATTCGGAACAATGGCTGATTTTGACCAATTGCTTGATGAGGTCCATAATCGTGGCATGAAGTTAATTATCGACCTTGTTATCAATCATACAAGTGATGAACATCCATGGTTTATCGAGTCACGTTCTTCAAGAGATAACGAGAAACGCGACTGGTATATATGGCGCGACGGTGTAGATGGAAAAGAACCAAACAATTGGGAAAGTATTTTTAGTGGGTCTGCCTGGGAATTTGATGAGGAGTCAGTTCAATATTATATGCATATCTTTTCAACTAAACAGCCTGACCTTAATTGGAAGAATCCAGATGTTCGTCATGCCCTATACGATATGATCAATTGGTGGCTTGATAAAGGAATTGATGGTTTCAGAGTTGATGCGATTAGTCATATTAATAAAGAAGAAGGCTTACATGATATACCAAATCCATATGGATTGAAATATGTTCCTTCTTTTGACAAACATATGAATGTAAAAGGAATCCACGATTACCTCTCAGAACTTAAAAAAGAGACTTTTTCAAAATATGACATTGTAACAGTTGGTGAAGCAAACGGTGTAAGAGTAGAAGATGAAGAAGACCTTGACCAGTGGGTTGGAACTGAGAATGGAAAATTTAATATGGTGTTTCAATTTGAACATTTATCATTATGGAATGCGTCTATGGAAAATAAATTAGATATTCCGGGATTAAAAAGAGTGTTAACAAAATGGCAAAAAACCTTAGAAAATAAGGGATGGAATGCTCTATTTATTGAAAATCATGACCAGCCACGCCGAGTGTCGACTTGGGGAGATGATAAGGAATATTGGTATGAAAGTGCTACTGCATTGGCAGCCATGTATTTTTTAATGCAGGGTACTCCTTTCATTTACCAAGGTCAAGAAATAGGAATGACAAACGTTAAATTCAATACAATTGACGAGTATAATGATGTTGCTGATAAAAATATGTATCGTCTTAGAAGAGCAGAAGGTGTGTCACATGAAGAAATCATGCAAATTATCTGGGCATCTAGTCGTGATAATTCCAGAACACCAATGCAATGGTCTGCAGAACCAAATGCAGGATTTACAACAGGGACCCCTTGGCTTGGTGTTAACAATAATTATGAAACGATAAATGTTGAAAAACAATTAGAAGATGAAGGCTCTATCCTTCATTTTTATAAAAAAATGGTACAACTAAAAAAAGAACATGAAGTCTTTACTTATGGTTCATATGAATTACTCTTACATGATCATCCTCAACTTTATGTGTATACACGAACACTGGCCCAGGAAAAAGTAGTTATCATGACAAATCTAACAGCAGAAAATGCAACATGGGATGGTGAGTTGGGTTTTTCCTTAGCGAGTAATAACTTATGGTTGGCAAACTATGAAGTAGAGGATCATGAAGCTATGTCAAACCTTGCATTCAAACCATTTGAAGCAAGAGTGTATGTAGTTAGGTAA
- a CDS encoding MBL fold metallo-hydrolase: protein MKVVKKGKLYQITFFPGFFPVNCYLVEEPTSVTLIDTGIPSSFKGIIKVINEIGKPLKNIVLTHAHGDHVGSLVKLKTVFPTVPISISARDSRLLKGDKELEPHEEQTPIKGGIPKNIDLNPDQLLHEGDKIGSLVVVATPGHTPGSISLFDEQDRSIIVGDAFQTRGGIAISGQLRPFFPFPAMATWSKVVALESGKKIYSLDPDLLAVGHGDMIVSPKAAIQRAIEEAEQKLKNRKER, encoded by the coding sequence ATGAAAGTCGTAAAGAAAGGAAAGTTATACCAAATTACCTTTTTCCCGGGATTTTTCCCGGTAAATTGCTATCTTGTCGAAGAACCAACTAGTGTAACACTTATTGATACTGGAATCCCAAGTAGTTTTAAAGGAATTATTAAGGTTATAAATGAAATCGGTAAACCATTAAAAAATATAGTGTTGACTCATGCCCATGGTGATCATGTCGGATCGCTCGTAAAGTTAAAAACGGTTTTCCCAACTGTACCGATTTCCATTTCAGCAAGAGATAGCAGGTTGTTAAAAGGAGATAAGGAGCTTGAGCCACACGAGGAACAAACACCTATTAAAGGTGGAATCCCGAAAAATATTGACTTGAACCCAGATCAGCTTTTGCATGAAGGTGATAAAATTGGATCCCTTGTTGTTGTTGCAACACCTGGTCATACGCCGGGTTCAATATCTTTATTCGATGAACAGGATCGATCAATCATAGTGGGAGATGCTTTTCAAACTAGAGGGGGAATAGCGATAAGCGGACAGCTTAGGCCTTTCTTTCCGTTTCCTGCAATGGCAACATGGAGTAAAGTAGTTGCTCTTGAAAGTGGAAAGAAAATTTATTCCTTGGACCCGGATTTGTTAGCGGTAGGCCATGGCGATATGATCGTTAGTCCGAAAGCAGCAATTCAACGAGCAATCGAAGAAGCTGAACAAAAATTAAAAAATAGGAAGGAAAGGTAA
- a CDS encoding TetR/AcrR family transcriptional regulator: MPRMGLDLQTILQTATEIADKEGLESVTLASLAKKLNVRPPSLYNHIEGLGGLRKKLAVYGMEALYERLAQASIGKAKDEAVHSVADAYVTFARENPGIYELTLQAADSEEHELQRAGGRIVDLTVQILKGYGLENDEVIHAVRGLRSILHGFSSLEQKGGFGFPLELDKSLHLLLDSYLTGIHKMKG; the protein is encoded by the coding sequence ATGCCAAGAATGGGGTTGGATTTACAAACAATTTTACAAACAGCAACAGAGATAGCTGATAAGGAAGGGTTAGAATCTGTCACACTAGCATCATTAGCTAAAAAGTTAAATGTACGTCCACCATCATTATACAATCATATTGAAGGTTTAGGAGGACTACGGAAAAAATTAGCAGTATATGGTATGGAAGCTCTATATGAAAGGCTCGCTCAAGCTTCAATTGGTAAAGCAAAGGATGAAGCGGTTCATTCAGTAGCAGACGCCTATGTTACTTTTGCTCGTGAAAATCCGGGAATTTATGAACTGACATTACAAGCAGCAGATTCCGAAGAACATGAACTTCAACGAGCCGGCGGTAGAATCGTGGATTTAACTGTTCAAATCTTAAAAGGGTATGGCTTAGAAAATGATGAAGTTATCCACGCTGTACGTGGACTCCGAAGTATACTTCATGGCTTTTCATCTCTGGAACAAAAGGGAGGCTTTGGATTTCCACTAGAGCTTGATAAAAGTTTGCATTTATTACTGGATAGCTATTTAACGGGTATTCATAAAATGAAGGGATAG